A single region of the Thermoflexus sp. genome encodes:
- a CDS encoding Uma2 family endonuclease: MGIRLDLLHRVTDEELRELSERNPGYQFERTADGRLIVTPTGGESGRRSAEVLYQLERWNRSHRRGVVFDSSTGFRLPDGSLFSPDASWVSRERWERLRPEEREG, from the coding sequence ATGGGGATCCGGCTGGACCTGCTGCATCGGGTGACGGATGAGGAGCTGCGGGAGCTGTCGGAGCGGAACCCGGGGTATCAATTCGAGCGCACCGCGGACGGGAGGCTGATCGTGACCCCGACGGGCGGAGAGAGCGGACGGCGCAGCGCGGAGGTGCTCTACCAGCTGGAGCGCTGGAACCGGTCCCATCGCCGGGGGGTGGTGTTTGATTCCTCGACGGGTTTTCGGCTTCCGGACGGCTCGCTGTTTTCCCCGGATGCTTCGTGGGTATCGCGGGAGCGGTGGGAGAGGTTGCGCCCGGAGGAGCGGGAGGG